From the genome of Sporocytophaga myxococcoides DSM 11118:
GGTCTTAAACAGGCCGATCTAATTATCATTAATTCACAGAAGGCTTTCAGAGCTGGCCAGATTGGATATGTAGAATATCTTCAGGGTTTAAGCAGAGCCTTATCTATAAAATCAGGCTATCTTGATACAATCAATAATTACAATCAAACCGTCATTGCCATTGACTTTATAGCAGGAGGAAATTAATTATGAAAGTTTATAAAATAGTATTGTTTATAGTTTCTCTTTTTCTTTTTACACTGTGCAATTCAAAAAAAGAAGAAGCTTCATCCAGAACTTCTGAGCAAGCAGAGGTTGCTGATACAACAAAGAGCGGTGAAGAATTGAAAGTGGTAGAATTGTCCCGAGATCAATTTACTACAGCTGATATTCAACTTGGAAGCTTTGATAAGAAGAATCTTAAAAGTGTTGTAAAAGCAAACGGATACCTGGAAGTGCCACCTCAAAGGAAAGCTTTTGTTTCTACTTTTATAGGAGGTGTTGTAAAGTCTGTAAATGTTATACAAGGTAAATATGTAAAAAAAGGACAAACACTAGCTGTGCTTGAACATCCTGATTTTACAAGGATACAGGAAGAATACCTTAAAGCTAAAGATAATATGGCATTTCTTGAAAAGGAATATGAACGACAGAAAGAACTTTATAAGGAAAATGTTTCTGCTGGCAAAGTATTTCAACAAGCTGAAGCAAACTTCAAGGCTGAGAAAAGCAGACTAGCTTCTTTAAAAGATCAGTTGGATAAATTGAACATATCCATTGCTAACCTTAATAATGGGATTATAGCTTCATCTGTTTCTGTGAAATCACCCATTGATGGATTTATCACAGAAATCAATGTCAATATTGGAAGCTTTGCACAACCTGCTATTCAGCTCTTTGAGGTGGTAGATAATAGTCACCTTCATGTTGAATTGAATGTTTTCGAAAAGGACTGGTATAAAGTAAAGCAGGGACAAAAGGTATTATTCTCTCTTCCATCAGGTGGTGATAAGAATATTGAGGGTTATGTATTTTCTGTGGGTAAAACAATCAATCCTCAAACCAGAGCATTACCAGTGCATACTGAAATTACTGGCAATACTGAATTGGTTCCGGGGATCTATGTTCACGGGCTTATCGATATCGGAGCCAATGAAGTGAATGCTTTACCGGAAGACGCTGTCATAAATATGGGGGAGAATGAATATATCTTTGTATTAACTGAAGAAAAGAAGAGTGAAGCAGGAAAGACCTACATTTTCAGGATGGAAGAGGTTAAAACAGGTGTAAATGATTTGGGATATGTAGAAGTTGAGCCCGTTTATTCATTAAATAATAAAATGATTGTAAAAAGGGGAGCTTATTATCTGTTTGCCAAAATGAAGCAGGGGGAGGGGGAATAAAAGAGCAAGAGTTTGAACAAGAGCAAATATTCCAGGAAATATTTTGTTGCTCTTGCTCAAACTGTTGCTATGCTTTCTGTAACTAAGAATCAAAGAATGAAAAATTAAAAAATAAATTGGACGCGATGTTCTTCAGCAAAGGCCTTTGGGTTACTGTGTATTTTAAAAGGATATTTTGAAAAAAAGGAACAAACATTAAGTTCCTTTTTTTATTTTTAAAGGGCCGGTAATATTGATAAAACAGAGTTATATGGATTACTCACTCAAGCAAATTTTTGAACAGCAGCGCATTTTTTTTAATGAGCATCTAAGATATCAGGAAATCCGATTCAGAAAACAAAAGTTGAAAAGTATCAGGAAATGGATATTAAACAACCAAAAGGAAATTAGAGACGCTTTATATGAAGACCTGCGTAAACCGGAACCAGAAGCTGATTTTGGTGATATTAAACCTGTGTTGTGGGAAATCGATCATACATTGGAAAAGATTGATGAGTGGGTGAAGGATAGAAGGGTTGAGAATATTACTGCTATGTATGGCGTGAAACCTTCAGTTGTCTTGGAGCCAATGGGAGTCGTGCTGATTATTTCGCCCTGGAACTTTCCATTTAACTTATCAATCGGACCGTTGGTCTCTGCGATTGCTGCCGGCAATTGTGTGATGCTTAAACCTTCCGAGTACTCAGGAGCGACTACAACAATCATTGTAAAGATGATAGAAGGTTTGTTTTCTGAAAAAGAAGTAAAAGTAGTTTCAGGAGAAGCTGAAGTTGCAGAAGCATTATTGAAGCTCCCTTTTAATCATA
Proteins encoded in this window:
- a CDS encoding efflux RND transporter periplasmic adaptor subunit yields the protein MKVYKIVLFIVSLFLFTLCNSKKEEASSRTSEQAEVADTTKSGEELKVVELSRDQFTTADIQLGSFDKKNLKSVVKANGYLEVPPQRKAFVSTFIGGVVKSVNVIQGKYVKKGQTLAVLEHPDFTRIQEEYLKAKDNMAFLEKEYERQKELYKENVSAGKVFQQAEANFKAEKSRLASLKDQLDKLNISIANLNNGIIASSVSVKSPIDGFITEINVNIGSFAQPAIQLFEVVDNSHLHVELNVFEKDWYKVKQGQKVLFSLPSGGDKNIEGYVFSVGKTINPQTRALPVHTEITGNTELVPGIYVHGLIDIGANEVNALPEDAVINMGENEYIFVLTEEKKSEAGKTYIFRMEEVKTGVNDLGYVEVEPVYSLNNKMIVKRGAYYLFAKMKQGEGE